The region ATTTATCAGTTCTTTTATTGGTTCGTTTTGCAATAAATTGATTGATTAAATACCCTTCTGACCCCATAATTTCAACACCATCATACCCAGCTATTTTTGATAATTTAGCACTTTTCACAAAATCACGGATTGTTCTATTGATGCCTGATTGCGTTAATTTAAATGGTTTAAAAGGAGTTATTGGCGATTTAATCTTTGATGGCGCTACATTAAAAGGATGGTATCCATAGCGACCTGAATGTAAAATTTGCATACAGATTTTACCATCTTCTTTGTGAACAGCCTCTGTTATTTTTTGATGCTCCTTGGCGTGTTTTTTAGAAGACATTCTCGCCGAAAAAGGTCCTGTCCAACCTTGTATGTTGGGTGAAATACCGCCAGTAACAATTAAACCAACTCCGCCTTTTGCCCTTTCTGCATAATATTTGGCTATTTTATCAATTCCGTTTTTTTCTTCTTCTAACCCTGTGTGCATAGAACCCATTAAAATTCTGTTTTTTAATACAGTAAATCCTAAATCTAATGGCTCAAAAATGTGCTTATATTTCATTCGTTTTGTCTTAAATTTATTATGCATGCATAACAGTTTGCAATATATACTTATTTTTCGAAAAGAAAAAGCCAAAGAAATCGATTCTTTGGCTGATTATATTTTTAAAATTAGTGTGTCCGATTAAAATTAACTAAAGTGGTTTAAAGTATTGATAGTATTGATTTTCAAGAGCTTTTAAAGTAGGACACCTTGCTTTTAAAACTGCTTTAGAATTTATGATGTATCGAAAAATTTAAAATCATAATAATATTGTTTTTCAGTTAGTTACAGCCAAGTCTTTGTTCTTGATTCTAACAGCGAAAGCGGTCTTTTTATCTTTTATCGGACAACAATGTTTTAAAATAGTAAGTATAATTTTGAATGCTAACTAGAACTTAAAACAAGCATCTTGCTAAAAAAGGATTAATTCATGGGAACATCAATCACTAACAATTTACTTTTTATCGTTGCTTTAACAGGAACGCTCTCGACGGCAGAAATTCCAACGGCATCTCTTTTTTCTAAAGTTTCATCAGCAATGGTAACATTACCTTCTATTAAGAAAAAATAGGCGCCATTTTTTAGGTGATATTGAGTTTCAAAACCTTCTTCTAAATCAATCATAGAAATATAACCTTGCTGATTGATGGGTAAAGAACCTGCGACAAAATTATTTTTTGGAGAAACCAAAACTTGAAAATTATTTTTACGTGCTGCTTCATCAAACTTTTTTTGATTGTAATACGGCGTTACATTTTCTACTTCTGGAAAAATCCAAAGTTGTAAAAAATTAGAGGCTGTGGTTTTACTATCGTTAAATTCTGAATGTGTTACGCCCGTTCCTGCGCTCATTACCTGGACCTCTCCTACCTCAATAGACCGTTGGTTATCCATACTGTCTTTATGAGAAAGTGCACCAGAAATAGGAATTGATATGATTTCCATGTTTTTATGTGGGTGTTTCCCGAAACCCATTTTAGGTTGTACAAGGTCATCATTTAAAACACGTAACATGCCAAAATTCATTCTGTTGGGATTTTGATAACTTGCAAAACTAAATGTATGGAACGATTTTAACCATCCATGATTTGCGTATCCTCTTGATGCTGCTTTGTGTATAACTTTTTTCATTGTATGTTTCGTTTTTATTGTTTAATTAGAGTTTTGCTTTAGGGATTGAGGCATTTGTTGAAGCTCATTTTCTTTTTCAGAAAATAGCGACTGCCGAAAGCCCGACCCTTTTCGGGGAAAGCCCAAATATTAATATAAGTACCCCATTTTGCCCTGTTGATAATCTCTCATGGCTTCTAAAATTTCGGTCTGCGTATTCATCACATAAGGACCATATTGGGTTATTTTCTCTTGAATAGGTGCTCCTGACAAAATTAAAACGGTACTTGCCTTTGTAGCTTCAAATTTAATTGTGTTTCCGTCTTGATGAAACGTAATCATTTGATTTTTTCCTTTCTGAAGAACTTCTGCATTATTGACTAAAATTTCACCTTCTAAAAGATAGATTAACGATTGATGATTTTCTGGAATATCAATTTCCATACTTCCGTTGGCATCTACATTTGCTGTAAAAACATTGACGTCTGTTTGGGTTTTTATCAATCCTTTTTGGTCTAATTGATTTCCTGCAATCACATTTAACAGTACTTTTTTATCGTCTGAAAAAATCTTCGGAATTTGCTCATCCTCTAAATGTTGATAATTTGGAGTCATCATTTTATCTTTCGCTGGCAAATTTAACCACAATTGAATGCCCTCTAAATCGCCGCCTTTTTTAACAAATGCTTTTGTTGGTCCTTCGGCGTGCACAATTCCACGTCCAGCAGTCGTCCATTGAACTCCGCCCGCTTTTACCACCATGTCATTTCCTAAAGAATCTCTATGCAACTGTTCGCCTTTAAACAATAAAGTTATTGGCTCAAAACCTCTGTGTGGATGTGGTCCTAAATCAAAAGGATTCGAAAATTCGCTAATGGCGTAAGGCCCATAATGATGTAATAATAAAAAGGGATCTACATTTTCTATTCCCTCTGTAGGAAGTGGTTGACGCAATTTTATGGGCCCCATATTTACTAACGGACTTGCTACTTTGTGCTGTACTGTTTTATATTTTTTCATGGTTTGTAGTTTATCACTATGCTCTCGATACCATTCAGATGAAAAATCGGAATCAATCGAACTAATATTTTATTCCTATTCTTCTATTAAAATACTTTCCAAGGAAACTAATTTAGTAAATTTTTTTATCTTATTTTATCTAACAAATCACTTAAAATAAGTGCTTCCTCTGCCGTTATGTTTTCTAAAAAAGATTTGTTTTTATTTTGGTCTATGACCGATAATAAATCTAATCCTACATCATTAATTTTAACATAAACGACTCTTCTATCTTGTTCGCAACGTTCTCTTTCAATGAGGTTTTTATCACATAACTTATCCATTAAGCGCGTTGCATTTGGCGCTCTTTCTATCATTCTATCTTTTACAATTTGTACTTTAATCTTATCTTTTGCCCCGCGTAATATTC is a window of Polaribacter litorisediminis DNA encoding:
- a CDS encoding pirin family protein — translated: MKKVIHKAASRGYANHGWLKSFHTFSFASYQNPNRMNFGMLRVLNDDLVQPKMGFGKHPHKNMEIISIPISGALSHKDSMDNQRSIEVGEVQVMSAGTGVTHSEFNDSKTTASNFLQLWIFPEVENVTPYYNQKKFDEAARKNNFQVLVSPKNNFVAGSLPINQQGYISMIDLEEGFETQYHLKNGAYFFLIEGNVTIADETLEKRDAVGISAVESVPVKATIKSKLLVIDVPMN
- a CDS encoding MarR family winged helix-turn-helix transcriptional regulator, yielding MGDISKDIASKFENHKVKALINIKYTSNWLNSKENEFFKPYGISPQQYNILRILRGAKDKIKVQIVKDRMIERAPNATRLMDKLCDKNLIERERCEQDRRVVYVKINDVGLDLLSVIDQNKNKSFLENITAEEALILSDLLDKIR
- a CDS encoding pirin family protein; the protein is MKKYKTVQHKVASPLVNMGPIKLRQPLPTEGIENVDPFLLLHHYGPYAISEFSNPFDLGPHPHRGFEPITLLFKGEQLHRDSLGNDMVVKAGGVQWTTAGRGIVHAEGPTKAFVKKGGDLEGIQLWLNLPAKDKMMTPNYQHLEDEQIPKIFSDDKKVLLNVIAGNQLDQKGLIKTQTDVNVFTANVDANGSMEIDIPENHQSLIYLLEGEILVNNAEVLQKGKNQMITFHQDGNTIKFEATKASTVLILSGAPIQEKITQYGPYVMNTQTEILEAMRDYQQGKMGYLY